DNA sequence from the Desulfobacterales bacterium genome:
AATCGCTGTTGAAATTCCCCCCTTTTAACAATCGCGGCAAAATCCGCATACGTGTGCGGCGCGTCACATACACAGATCGTCGCCCGACCTTGGATTCGTTCCGCCAAACACTGAAGAACGCACAGAATCAGTTCGGGATGAGTAATTACCGGTTCCCATACATGGTCTTTGTATTCATGAGCATCCTGAATCCAATTAGGCTTAACGACAAAAAGGCGTTCAGGATCGTCCTTTGCGAGCAGGATATCGATTCCCCTACCCATGTTCAGCATAATGTTGACAGCGTGGCGAATCCGCTCGGGGTTCTTATAATCTTCAAAAAATACCACCCGAACTGTCGGTTCCATGTTAATCCTTAGTTTCCTGCATAAACACCTGCTGCAAAGGAGAAGCTAAAACACGTGCGTCATAGTCTCCATGAGGGACTTTCGATAGTTCAGGGATACGACCGGTTTTCAAAATTTCTCGCGTCTTAAGATCGGTAGCTCGAAAAACCTCCGTGCGAAGCCGGGCCCAAGTCCATCCCTCCGCACCATTGCGCCAGACCCCACAAACAATCAAATGATAGAGGAACAGCAGTTGGAACCGGAAAGGAATCCTGAAGAAATACTTCTTAAAAAACATGCGGCGTTCCAGGGGATTCCCCAAGAGCCGCGGTTGCACGGCAAGCGCAGCCCCGCTTGCCCGCATGATCGCTTCCATCGTTGTGTAACGGTTCTGCTTGTCCACCCAATGGTGCAGGTCAGAACTGTCGAAATGTTCCATCAGGCCCTCGAGCCGCCCGATCTTCCCGTCGACCAAGGGATGCTCATTCACGATCACATTCGAGAATCGACATTTCCCAGTCCTCCAGAGCCTCAGAACCGGCTGCTGAACATGAAGGGGTTTACCCATAAACCAGAGCCGCAGAACCATCTCGTAGCCGTCGCACTCGGCCCCATTTGTCACCACCTTAGCGATGCTGTCCTTAAGTTTTTCAGAGAGCCTTTCGTCAGGATCTAATTTTAGCGTCCATGGGGTCGCTACAGGCAAATGATCGAGGGCGAAATTCCACTGGTCACCAAAATTTGTGAAAGGGCGCTGAACGATCTTTACCCCACGCTCCAGCGCAATATCGACCGTACGATCCGTACTGCAACTGTCAACAATGAATACCTC
Encoded proteins:
- a CDS encoding glycosyltransferase family 2 protein, whose translation is MMPVQSNSQTIPVTVIMLTLNEEFNLPGAIDNVKDWAEEVFIVDSCSTDRTVDIALERGVKIVQRPFTNFGDQWNFALDHLPVATPWTLKLDPDERLSEKLKDSIAKVVTNGAECDGYEMVLRLWFMGKPLHVQQPVLRLWRTGKCRFSNVIVNEHPLVDGKIGRLEGLMEHFDSSDLHHWVDKQNRYTTMEAIMRASGAALAVQPRLLGNPLERRMFFKKYFFRIPFRFQLLFLYHLIVCGVWRNGAEGWTWARLRTEVFRATDLKTREILKTGRIPELSKVPHGDYDARVLASPLQQVFMQETKD